GCAGGAACAACAACATAAATTTTTTTATTTGAATACATTGGATAATCCTGATTTCTGTTTAGCCCAAACATAGAATCTGAATAAAAATGGGTTACTACTGTCGGTGCACAATATATAAGTATACAAGTCTACGTGATTGCCTGATTTACTTTATAATCTCATAAACTGAATACCCGTAGGCCCTGAATATCAGTCTGGCATGAAGCCTCCAGAAATCTAAAATTATTTTCTGGTGATCATCATCAAATACACCGCTTAACCATGACGAGTAGAGTTCTTCACCTACAACAAAATGTGTTATCCTGATATTAGTCAGATTATTAAATATGTCTTTAGCACTGTTAGCATTATTTGTAAATTTCCTAAAAACATTCTCATCAGTTACCATCGGACGGTCACAGTAATATCTTCTGTTTCCTACAAAAAGGCCAAAAATTTTGGCATTCCGGTCAACTTTCTGATTAATATATTGATACGCTGAATATTCTGGCCTTTGATTCTGAATATATTCACCCCGCGAAATTTTTCCTGAAAGATACGGTATAGGATCAATTTTTTTATACAGCTCGAAAAAATAATTATAATTCATCGAAAACATAGCAATGATAATAATTGCAAAGGCTGATTTAATGGTTAACCCTGAACAACCAAATTTTTTTTTAATTATCTGCCATAATTCCCCAAGCCCGATAAAAGAGAGAACAGTTAAGGGGGCAATGGCTGGTCCAATCCACCTAATGCGCATATCTGTCTGAACATAGACAAAAATGATATAAGCCCATGCAAATGAAAAAAGCAGAATTTTTTCATGATCAGGAAGCTTTTTCTTCATGTACCTGACAACTTCTACAATCATTGAGATTATTGGAAGAAAAAAAAGAAAAGGATTCAGTCGGCCATCAAAATATTTTGGATCATCGTCTCTGCCCTGAAAAAAAATACGGACAGGAGTTGTTATTGTTTCAAAAAAACTCTCGCCATGAACCACCCTGCGGTAGTAAAAATGGCTTTTTTTGACTGATTCCCCGCCAGCAAGTCCCGTATGGCTATCTGAAGGATTGAAAAGAGAGTTATACAGAGGATAAACTGGATTTTTGGTCCACAAGTAATTTTTTACAAGCCAGGGGGAAAAAATTATAATCGCAACAATGCAAAAAAGGCAGGCTCGCTCTATGACAAATTTTGACTTCGCAACTTTCTTTTCTGAAAGCCAGATAACAGCAAACATCATAAGCATAAACACAATCAGGCCGTTGTATTTGCAGCTCATGGCAAAGCCGCATGACAAGGCAGAAAAAACAAGATATCGGAGTTTTTCTAATCTTTGCCATTTAATAAGATAGTATAATGATAAAAAAGAAAAAAAAATCAGGCCTAGATCAACATATACAGTTACTGACAACTTTACAATTACAGGCAGAGACAGAAAAAACAATGCGCCTGCACAGGCAGCATATAAAGATGCTCTTTGCCTCAGGATCTTATAAACAAAAAATGATGAAAACAGAGCCATTCCAAAATGAATGTATTTTGGTATAATATCATTGCCGAAAAACAAAGGGATTGCGTAAATAAGCTCCAGGAGCTGGGGGTAATATGAAAATTCAATATCAGGAATTTCATATATACCGCCATGCTCTATATAAAGTTTGGGAATGGCGAGATGATGGGTTAAGGCATCCCTGTCAACAGGAGGCGTTGAAGCCATTAAAATGATGGTAATAAATAAAAGTGCGTACAGTAAAATAGAAAAAAAGAGAAATATATTTTTATTATCAAAAAGGCTATTCTTCATTCACAGCTTTCTCGATTGTTTCAAACGGCAGCTCTCCTATGTAAACCTTGCCTTCAATCACAAAAGCAGGGGTAGCCATGATTTCAAGCTTCATACCTACCAGAATATCATTATTTAAAATCTGCCTAACAGTTTTGTTTTTTATGGCAAAATAGACTTCAGCCCTTGAAAAACCAATCAGCTCACTTATTCTGGCAGTATTGATTCCACCCTCATCACCGATTTCAAGATTGAAAAGAATATCATTAACTTTCCAAAAATTCCCCTTATGTGCAGCATAAACCGCTATCAGCGCAAGCTCGCCTGATCCCTCGTGAAAAGGAGCTGTAATAATAACATTATTAAATCTGCTGTCCATCGGATAATGCCTGTGTACAAGACGCAATTTATCCGGGTGAGCGGCCACAAGCTGCC
This portion of the Desulforegula conservatrix Mb1Pa genome encodes:
- a CDS encoding glycosyltransferase family 39 protein, encoding MKNSLFDNKNIFLFFSILLYALLFITIILMASTPPVDRDALTHHLAIPKLYIEHGGIYEIPDIEFSYYPQLLELIYAIPLFFGNDIIPKYIHFGMALFSSFFVYKILRQRASLYAACAGALFFLSLPVIVKLSVTVYVDLGLIFFSFLSLYYLIKWQRLEKLRYLVFSALSCGFAMSCKYNGLIVFMLMMFAVIWLSEKKVAKSKFVIERACLFCIVAIIIFSPWLVKNYLWTKNPVYPLYNSLFNPSDSHTGLAGGESVKKSHFYYRRVVHGESFFETITTPVRIFFQGRDDDPKYFDGRLNPFLFFLPIISMIVEVVRYMKKKLPDHEKILLFSFAWAYIIFVYVQTDMRIRWIGPAIAPLTVLSFIGLGELWQIIKKKFGCSGLTIKSAFAIIIIAMFSMNYNYFFELYKKIDPIPYLSGKISRGEYIQNQRPEYSAYQYINQKVDRNAKIFGLFVGNRRYYCDRPMVTDENVFRKFTNNANSAKDIFNNLTNIRITHFVVGEELYSSWLSGVFDDDHQKIILDFWRLHARLIFRAYGYSVYEIIK